The Gopherus flavomarginatus isolate rGopFla2 chromosome 20, rGopFla2.mat.asm, whole genome shotgun sequence region GTGTCTCTCCAGAGCCGgttggagaggggcagaggggctcagagccaagggcagggtcgggggggggtctccccagagccggctggagaggggcagaggggtcCAGAGCCGAGGGCAGTGTTGGCAGGgggtgtctccccagagctggctgaagaggggcagaggggctcaGAGCCGAGGGCAGGGTCAGGAGGGTGTCTCCCCAGAGccggctggagaggggcagaggggcccagagctgagggcagggtcggggggggtgtctccccagagctggctggagaggggcagagaggcccAGAGCCAAGGGCAGGGTCGGGGTGGgggtgtctccccagagctggctggagaggggcagaggggcccaCAGCCGAGGGCAGGGTAGGGGAGGTGTCTCCCCaaagctggagggagggggcagaggggcccAGAGCAGAGGGCAGCGTTGGCGGAGGTTGTCTCCCCAGAGCTGgttggagaggggcagaggcgCCTAGAGCCAAGGGCAGGGTCGGGGGGTTGTCTCCCCAGAGCCGGTTGTAGAGGGGCTCAGAGCCGagggcagggtcggggggggtgtctccccagagccggttggagaggggcagaggggctcagagccgagggcagggtcggggggggtctccccagagccggctggagaggggcagaggggtccagagccgagggcagggttgggggggtgtctccccagagccggttggagagggacagagaggcccagagccgagggcagggttgggggggtgtctccccagagccggctggagagggacagagaggcccagagccgagggcagggtcgggggggtgtctccccagagccggctggagaggggcagaggggcccagagccaagggcagggtcgggggggggggtgtctccccaaagccggctggagaggggcagagggaccCAGAGCCGAGGGCAGGGTCGGGGGGGTTCTCCTCAGAGCTGGCGGAGAGGGGCAGACGGACCCAGAGCCGAGGGCAGCGTTGGCGGAGGTTGTATCCCCAGAGCTGgttggagaggggcagaggggcccaGACCCAAGGGCAGGGTTGGGAGGGTATCTCCCCAGAGCCAGTTGTAGAGGGGCTCAGAGCCGAGGGCAGGGTCGGGAGGGGGGTGTCTCTCCAGAGCCGgttggagaggggcagaggggctcagagccaagggcagggtcgggggggggtctccccagagccggctggagaggggcagaggggtcCAGAGCCGAGGGCAGTGTTGGCAGGgggtgtctccccagagctggctgaagaggggcagaggggctcaGAGCCGAGGGCAGGGTCAGGAGGGTGTCTCCCCAGAGccggctggagaggggcagaggggcccagagctgagggcagggtcggggggggtgtctccccagagctggctggagaggggcagagaggcccAGAGCCAAGGGCAGGGTCGGGGTGGgggtgtctccccagagctggctggagaggggcagaggggcctAGAGCCAAGGGCAGGGTCGGCGGGGTGTCTCCCCGGAGccggctggagaggggcagagtgGCCCAGAGCCGAAGGCAGGGTCGGGgggtgtctccccagagctggctggagaggggcagtggggcccagagccgagggcagggttgggggagtgtctccccagagctggctggagaggggcagaggggcctAGAGCCAAGGGCAGGGTCGAGGGGGTGTCTCCCCGGAGccggctggagaggggcagaggggcccagagccgagggcagggttgggggggtgtctccccagagccggctggagaggggcagaggggtcCAGAGCCGAGGGCATAGttgggggggtgtctccccagagccggctagagaggggcagaggggcccagagccgagggcagggttgggggggtgtctccccagagccggctggagaggggcagaggggtccagagctgagggcagggtcggggggtgggggtgtctccccagagccggctggagagggacagagaggccCAGAGCCGAAGGCAgggtcgggggggtgggggtgtctccccagagccggctggagaggggcagaggggcccagagccaagggcagggtcgggggggtgtctccccggagccagctggagaggggcagagggaccCAGAGCcaagggcagggttgggggggtgtctccccagagctggctggagaggggcagaggggcccagagccaagggcagggtcgggggggtgtctccccggagccagctggagaggggcagaggggcccagagccgagggcagggttgggggggtgtctccccagagctggctggcaaggggcagaggggcccagagccgaaggcagggtcgggggggggtgtctccccagGCAGGACTGAGGGACTCTCCCTTCACTACTGCAGGACAGGAGACTTTGGGGCTCAGGGGGCTGGTGCCCAGGTCTgggcctgggggtggagtggggtggggtgggggcgtcTCCCCTCCCCGCTCCGTGGGGTCTCTGGGTGTGGAGCCCGAACTGCAGCAGCCACCAGAGGCCCGAAGGCTCGTCACATGGCAGCTCGCTGGAGCTCCCTGCGaagccccccagcctggggctggcagccgcccccagctggcagggaggggagggaggggctgctgtGCTCACCATGTTATGGATTTTGGAATATAATTCCTTGTAGTAACTGGTGCTGGGGTTGAGAAGGGAGTCGTTGAAGTTCCAGTTCACAATGCGGAACGAGAGAAAGAAATAGATCCGGGGCCGGGTTGtagtggaggtgctggggggcagggtggtaGTGTTGCTAGGGAGTGGGGTGATCGTGTTGGTGGGCGGTGGGGTGATCGTGTTGCTAGGGGGTGGGGTTGTTGtgttgctggggggaggggtggtcgtGTTGGTCGGAGGCGGGGTGGTCGtgttggtggggggtggggttgttGTGTTGCTGGGGGTCGGGGTGGTCGTGTTGGTTGGGGGCGGGGTGGTCGTGTTTCTGGAGGGTAGGGTGGTCGtgttggttgggggaggggtggttgtGTTGCCGGGGGGCAGGGTGGTCGTGTTGGTTGATGGTGCGGTGGTCGTGTTGCCAGAGGGCGGGGTGGTCGTGTTGGTGGATGGTGCGGTGGTCGTGTTGGTTGGGGGCAGAGTGGTCGTGTTGGTGGATGGTGCAGTGGTCGTGTTGGTTGGGGGCAGAGTGGTCGTGTTGGTGGATGGTGCAGTGGTCGTGTTGCCAGAGGGCAGGGTGGTCGTGTTGGTTGGGGGCAGAGTGGTCGTGTTGCCGGGGGGCAGGGTGGTCGTGTTGGTTGGGGGCAGAGTGGTCGTGTTGGTTGGGGGCAGAGTGGTCGTGTTGGTGGATGGTGCGGTGGTCGTGTTGCCAGAGGGCGGGGTGGTCGTGTTGGTTGGGGGCAGAGTGGTCGTGTTGCCGGGGGGCAGAGTGGTCGTGTTGGTTGATGGTGCGGTGGTCGTGTTGGTTGGGGACAGAGTGGTCGTGTTGGTTGGGGGCAGAGTGGTCGTGTTGGTTGATGGTGCGGTGGTCGTGTTGGTTGGGGGCAGAGTGGTCGTGTTGGTGGATGGTGCGGTGGTCGTGTTGCCAGAGGGCGGGGTGGTCGTGTTGGTTGGGGGCAGAGTGGTCGTGTTGGTTGGGGGCAGAATGGTCGTGTTGGTTGATGGTGTGGTTGTCGTGTTGCCCGAGGACGGGGTGGTCATGTTGGTTGGGGGCAGAGTGGTCGTGTTGCCGGGGGGCAGGGTGGTCGTGTTGCCGGGGGGCAGGGTGGTCGTGTTGGTTGATGGTGCGGTGGTCGtgttgctggggggcagggtggtcGTGTTGTTTGAGGGCGGGGTAGTcgtgctgctggggggcagggtggtcGCGTCGGTGCCACCAGTGGCGGTGGTGGTGCCCTGTGCTGTACCTAGGAGAGAATTGGTCCATTCAGTTCAGGAAGAAACAGAACAAAGTACGGGGTGCAGGCAAGCAATAGAAACCCCTGGATGGGGAAGCTGGGGCATCAGGTGCCCACTTGTCAGGGGCAGTTATTTTACACAGTTTGTGACTAGCCtggggaactcactgccacaagattcTAGTGAGGCCGAAAGTTCCCAGGGCTCAGCCAATGCCTGGACAGTCACAGGGACAAGGAAAGCAGCTGGTGACCCCGACAAGACAAAGCTGGTCCAAGGTAGGAGTCAGACAAGGGAGGGGAACGTCACTGTCCTCTGGGGGTCCCGGGGCAGGTCCCGGGGCTGTGCTGATGATCCCCGGTTGGATGGGAGTGACCGGAGTGCCTGGGGCCGCAGCCTGACATACCAAGTCCCCCAGCTCGAACTCGAAGAGGGGCTGTGCTGCCAGAGCACAAACACCCCGATGTGGGGTCTGACGTGGGCCCAGCCCAGTGATCCGTGGGCACCTCAGCCCTGCTGTGGATCAGGCACCCTCCCCGAGCCCCACGTCTGGGAGTCTGACTCAGTGCGTGGAGCTGGGTGTAGGAAGCCCCTGGGTCCCATCTGGAGCTGCTTCACGTCTCCAGCAGAGACAAGCCCTGCAGGTCCCTGGGGAgctacccccaccccccgggtTCCCCAGAGAGCTCCCCTCGCCCCCTGGAATCCCTGGAAAGCTCCCCAGGCCCCCACCCTTGTGCCCCGTGTGAAGTGAGCcgtgtggggctgggctggcctgGCCTCTGCGTTCCGGCCCATTGGTGTGGAATGTTACTTggctccttccccaagcaccttTTCTTGGCGTCAGTAGCTGGGGGTCCAGAGCAGGGGCCTGGCAGTGCCAGCCTGGCCCGAGTGTCCTGCCCAGAAGGGGCTCCGGCGGCTCCGCCTCCCTTCCTGCTGTGGAAGGTGCCTGGAGGAACACCTGCCAACACCCCCCGGGCAGTGAGAACGGCTGAGGCTCTGACCCCGTCCTTCCTGGGCCTCGACGCGCCCAGCTGGGGCGTCCTGTGGAGCAATTCCTGCCACAAACCCAGCAGCCCACCCCAATGCAGAGAGGCCGACCAGCCAGGGGCAGCGCTGCCCATTCACAGGAGGCCCACGGGCCCCGCAGTCCTGGGAGCCATAAAGACGCCCTCGGCCTGAGCCTGCAGCCGGGGCCAGCCTGGGGCTAACAGCCCCCCTTCTCTTGGGGCGCCGTGTCCCGGCCCCATGGCAGGTCACTCGGGGCAGTCAGGGATCCACGTGCTGCCCCCAGGAGTTCTGGACAGGACGTTCCCTGCTGGGCTTCCCTGACTGGACCCAGGCCGTTAGCACTGGGCTCAGCCAGAGCGACACAGCCCAGACCCACCAGGGTCAGCCCCGGGGAGAGGCACCAATGACTGTCGGCCAACGCCCTCCTGCGTCCCAACCCGCTGCCTCTGGGCACCCTCAGAAAGGGgccctgggggaggagaaggggctcgCCAAAGCACCCACCCCAGGGAGAGGGGACCCCACAAGATCTGTGTCCAAGAGGGGGATGGGCAGAGGGGACCCCAGGAACACTGGGCcaaagagggggctgggcagagCGTACCCCAGGAACACTGGGCcccggggggggctgggcagagggtaCCCTAGGAACTCCAGGCGCTGCCCATTGTTTTCTGGGTCACTGCGGGGTCTGGGACAATCAGGCCCCACTCATccattgcccccccaccccactgcatcAAGCAGCAGATCAGCGGCTAAAGGCAGCGGGGCCCTGGGGCTGCCCGACCTGCTgagccatggccccaccccacGGATCCTTCTAGGGAACGGACAAGAAACCTGCCCTGGGTCCTCCGCCGTCCTCACGCCATgactcccccaaccccctgcgcagcccagagccccgggTGAGTCCGATCCGGCTCCAGGTGCCACTCacctgtggccagcagcagcagcagccctagaCCCAGCCACAGGGCAGCTGTGCCCAGGCTTCGGGGCTTCATGgcaggtggtggggtgggggcttggccCCGGGTGTCCCAGCACCGGGCTCTGGCTCGGGCTCGGGCTCTGCCTCGCTCGATGGGGCTGCACCTCCCGTTAGCCCGCAGGGCTCTCGACAATCCAGGAATCAGGAACTGGCAGCGGCTCTGCGGCTCGAGCTTTATAGCAGCACCTGCGAGCAGGTGGGGCCTCACTCAGCGGGCTGGGGACACTCCCAGGAGCTTGCTCGGTGTCGCCCAGGTCTGTGCTGGTCTTTgggccctgccctccccagggcacccccagccctgaggccctgcccccaaaacctcagccccagccctgcctcactcgcCCTCCCTAGATGAGTGTGGAAAGGTCAGAGAACAAACCCCTGCAGTGTCCCCAGCACAGGGGCTCAGCGAGGGCCAGGGGATGGCCCTGAactggggctggggaaaggccccaCTGGGTGGAGAATGGGGCAGAAGCCTGAGGTTGGAGGAATGGGGGGGTCTGATTCTCCCGTCCCACCCAGACTCAGCCCTGGCCTTGAACCACAGCTCCGGAGCTGGGCCAGAGGGGAACCAggaactgggggggagggggaggatgggagggtcCCTGCAGCCGCTTGGCTCAGCCACCAAGATGCCTTGGGAGCTTGGTGCTGCTCAGCCGGCCGCCTGGTCCCTTCCCCAGCTCACGCCCCGTGTGGGGTTAAAATCCAGGTACCAGCTATTGTCTGGCCCTGGGttcccctcacctgccccagaTTCACCCCTGTGGAATGCTGGGCATGAGGCCCCCCCAGGCTCCCACCTGCCATGGTTCTGGGGCTGGCATGACTGTGTCTGTCCCTCTGCTGGCATTAgggcctctgccccctccctgcttctgGCCATAAGCCGCCATCATGCCCCTTGCATCTGACTCGGTGACCCAGGCCCACGCCGAGGACGCCCTGGGGAAGGGGCGCCAGTGGCAGCAGAGAGTTGTGTGCTGAGCCCccgattccctgccccagctgcactgAGTCCATGTGTGGCTGGGCTTGGAGTTCCCAGCACTTGGGCAGGGGGGATAAGGGGCCCAGTCTGCAGCCCAGGAACTGGGGAACAAGGCCCCCTGCCCAGCGCCCTTGCCGGACCACGGACCAGCCACGGCCTCACATACTCCCAGCCCCCTGGGTGTCGTCAGGGGAGTCGGTGACATGGAGTTCATGTTTGCTAACAGGGAGGGAGCGAGAGCAGGAACTACCCAACAGAaacaaggaaaaaggaaaaaagcagctTTCCCCAGGCACATCATGAGCAGGCCAGGGCTGTTGACGCCAcgccggggcggggctgggggagatgatgggggagggggctgtctcCATACGGGAGCCCTGGGCCCGCGGCCAGCCGCCAGAGCTGGGAGTGTGGCATGCGAATCCTGCCCGCCCGTGTcccactgccaccccagggcACCCACCTGGCTGCACTTGGCGTGGGATCCAAGAGGCGAGGCGAGCTGGGAATCAGCTACAGGAATCAGGAGGGGGCAGGCCCAGGGAGACTCCAGGAGCGCAGGATCTGGCCGGGACCCACAGAAGGCACCTGACGAGCCCAGCACTGGGCACGAGGTCTCTGTGCTGGACTGGGGCCGGGTGCTGCACTCACAATGTGGGGAGAGtccagcaggagcagggcaaggCTGGGCCTGTTCAGGACAAGGGGGCACCTCTGGGCAAAGACATGCGGGGCCGGGGGAGCCCAGCAAGCGCTACGCTGCGGAATGACACCAGGGCAGCTGGGTTTGAACAGCGACCAGGTGGGCTGAGCTGAGACCAATGACCAGCAGAGATTTGCAAGGCCAGCGCTTCCCAAAGGGATGTGGCAGCCTAGCGCAACAGAATTGCTGCCAGGCTGAGCAGTGCTGGTGCCCCAGCGTGAAAATGGGATATGATGGAGGGGGAGAGCAGAGACCACGCGTCTGTGGAGGCCACCATCACACCATGCTGAGCCCACAGGACAGGTGCGGCTCACAGAAGAAACGCAGCAGTGCCAGAAGGACGTCCCCCCTGCACAAACAGCAAAGAGCTGCAAAATCCAGGCCCGCCTGCACCTCGGGCAGCCAGAGCTCTGACAGAGACGAGGCAGAAGCAGGGTCTGCCTGGGTCTCATGCTGAATGTACAAAGGCCGGCGCTGAGCACGGCGTGACCCCCGGACATACAAGGTTAGCGAGTGCCCAGGGTTCACACTAAAATCTCGTTTCCTAGGCAGGTGCAGAATGAGCCCGCTGCGGAGCCGCACTAGCCAGGCCGATAAGAACAGATGCCACCCAGTGCGCTTGAAATAGCAGCACTGGAAGCCTCCTGTGTCCTTGGTCTGCAAACACAAACAGTCCAACAGGTGCAGAACTTACACAGCAAAGTGCCCAAAGCCCTTTAGCCCTGGAGAGAAAGGAAACTCGGCtgactgggctggcaggagggcgCACTAATAAAAGCAAACAAGAGAAGAGATTATGCAAATTCAGATGATCCAAGGACGCTCCTGAACGTGAGCACTGCCCCTCAGGAGCCGCTGGCAGGCACCGAGTGCTGAGCCTGGGCACAAGCCAAGGGTGTGGCTGGCAGATCAGGGAAAAGCAACTTCCCTTGGGTGCTGCCCTCGCCCCCGAGCTACAGGGCCCCAAGGAACCTGCCCAGATTGCTGAGCACCTGGCTGGTTTGGAGCAATTACGGACATCCCGGTCCCTAGCTGTGGGGTGAAAATGatctgcgccccccccccacagtagGTGACTGAGATatgctggcagggggaggggaaggaccaGACCTCTCCAATGGGGCTGTATTTCCCAGGCCTGCAGCGGGAGGGGGCGAGCTCTTTTGTAACCAGCCCCCCCCTTCTCGCTGCCTCATTCATGGCAACGGGGTGATGGGGGTCAGATAGGCGGGGGATGGACACAGGCTGCAAGGGGAGGGCCGAGGCTAGTGCCTCTCCCTatctctcctctgccctctgcaccctctgccctggccATGTCTGTCTGCCCCATGCCCACTACACCGCCCCCACCCTGGCCATGTCTGTCTTCCCCATGCCTGCTACACCCGCTCCCTGGCCATGTCTGTCTGCCCCATGCCTGCTACACCCGCTCCCTGGCCATGTCTGTCTGCCCCATGCCCACTACACCGCCCCCCACCCTGGCCATGTCTATCTGTCCCAGGCCTGCTACACCCCCTCCCTGGCCATGTCTGTCTGCCCCATGCCCACTACACCCCCCGTCC contains the following coding sequences:
- the MUC1 gene encoding mucin-1; this translates as MGQIDMARTKDTGGFQCCYFKRTGWHLFLSAWLVRLRSGLILHLPRKRDFSVNPGHSLTLYVRGSRRAQRRPLYIQHETQADPASASSLSELWLPEVQAGLDFAALCCAAIKLEPQSRCQFLIPGLSRALRANGRCSPIERGRARARARARCWDTRGQAPTPPPAMKPRSLGTAALWLGLGLLLLLATGTAQGTTTATGGTDATTLPPSSTTTPPSNNTTTLPPSNTTTAPSTNTTTLPPGNTTTLPPGNTTTLPPTNMTTPSSGNTTTTPSTNTTILPPTNTTTLPPTNTTTPPSGNTTTAPSTNTTTLPPTNTTTAPSTNTTTLPPTNTTTLSPTNTTTAPSTNTTTLPPGNTTTLPPTNTTTPPSGNTTTAPSTNTTTLPPTNTTTLPPTNTTTLPPGNTTTLPPTNTTTLPSGNTTTAPSTNTTTLPPTNTTTAPSTNTTTLPPTNTTTAPSTNTTTPPSGNTTTAPSTNTTTLPPGNTTTPPPTNTTTLPSRNTTTPPPTNTTTPTPSNTTTPPPTNTTTPPPTNTTTPPPSNTTTPPPSNTITPPPTNTITPLPSNTTTLPPSTSTTTRPRIYFFLSFRIVNWNFNDSLLNPSTSYYKELYSKIHNMYLNIYGCAACLNGQNYLGFTDLRFSPGSVVTESVLQYQVSNTSIRATDIEQQLTQRLDSQNSFGGLQLDNIRANSGSNPPATTAPAPLVPGWGIALLVLVCILLVLSILIFILLIVCSCHRRSRGKLDLFSSQASYQPMNEYPTYHTHGRFSAPGKKQNPYSDIAAGNGTNAFYANPATSDNL